A region of the Planctomycetia bacterium genome:
GATCGAGAACATTGGATTTCCAGGAGGACGGACCAGGTGGCATCAGTTAAAGAGCGAGTCATCGAGATTGTCTCCGAGCAATTGGGCGTCAGCAAAGATCAGATCACGCCCGAAACCTCGTTCGTTCAGGACTTGGGCGCGGACTCACTGGACACCGTAGAATTGGTGATGGAACTCGAAGAAGAGTTCGGCATCAATATTCCTGACGACGCGGCCGAGAAGATTCAGACGGTCGGCCAGGCGATCGAGCACATCGAAAAAACGCAAGCCGGCGCCTAGTCGCGATTGCGCATCGTCGCGTTTTTGCGGCGTTGCCGATGCGCGCGGCGAGGAGTCGCGAGCCCTTGCGCGTCATGGGATTGCTGAATCGCTGGATCGCCCAGTGCGGTAATCGCTCACCCGGAAAGCGGAGCTTCTTTTGGGCGGATCGTTGGTCATGAAACGTCGCGTTGTCGTCACCGGATTGGGAGTTGTCACTTCGTTGGCCTGCAAGGTCGACGAGTTGTGGAGGCGCATTCTCGCCTGCGAAAGCGGTATCGGACCGATCCTTCGCTTCGACACCACGAATTTCCGCGTCCGCTTCGGCGGCGAATTGTCCCACTGGGACACCACCGAATACCTGCCGCCCAAAGAAGCGAAACGGATCGATCGTTTTACGCAATTCGCGCTCGTCGGCGCGATCGACGCGGTCCGCGATTCCGGAATCGACTTCGCGAACGAAGACCCTTACCGCTGCGGCGTGATCCTGGGCTCCGGCATCGGCGGCCTGCAGGAGATCGAAACGCAGCATTCCCGGCTGCTGGAAAAAGGGCCGGATAAAGTCTCGGCGTTCACGATTCCCAAGTTGATGGTCAACGCCGCCTGCGGGCACGTCTCGATTCAATATGGCCTGCGCGGTCCGAGCGCGGCGGTGGCCACGGCTTGCGCCAGCGCGACCAACGCGATCGGCGACTCCTTCAAAGCGATTCAATACGACGACGCCGATATCATGGTCTCCGGCGGCACCGAAGCCGCGCTGACGCCGATGGGCATCAGCGCCTTCGCTTCGATGCGCGCACTTTCGGAGCGCAACGACGATCCGACCCACGCCAGCCGGCCGTTTGATCGGGAACGCGATGGCTTCGTGCTCTCCGAGGGCGCCGGCATCCTGGTGCTGGAAGAATTGGAACACGCCAAGAAGCGGGGCGCGCGGATTTACGGTGAATTGTTGGGCTACGGCGCCAGCGCCGACGGCGGCCACATCACGCAGCCCGATCAACACGGCACCGGCGCAGCCAGGGCCATGCAGGGCGCGATTCGCGACGCGAAGATCGCCTTGGAAGACATCGGTTACATCAACGCCCACGGCACCAGCACGCCGCTGGGAGATCAGGCCGAAACGATCGCCATCAAAACGGTGTTCGGCGATTTGGCCAAGAAATTGAGTGTGTCGAGCACCAAGAGCCAATTAGGGCACTTACTCGGCGCCAGCGGCGGCGTGGAGCTGATCCTCACGGCCCTCGCGCTCACGAAGTCGGTGATTCCGCCGACGTCGAATTTCGAGAACGCTGACCCGAATTGCGATCTCGATTATACGCCCAACGAGCCGCGCGAACGTAAGCTCACCGCCGCGATGTCGAACAGCTTCGGCTTCGGCGGGCATAATGCGTCGGTGATCATCGGCCAGGTCCGCAACGGCCAGGCGTAATTCGCGCGCTAGGCGCATCGATAACGCACGTGTTGCGCTGCTCAAAACCGTTAATTCGCTTTGCCTGCGATTGACGCCTAAGCCACTGTCGGCTTACCTTCTCCCCGCACATGGCGCCGTTGACAGCGTTCGGCGCGGCCGAGGTCACAGACCTCGGCTACAGAAGAAATGGAAACTTGCATTCGAGGGATCGTATGCCGCTGCGTGAAGAGTGGGAGGCTCAAGGGAATTGGCTGTTTCGCTGGCGCAGTTACTTGCCGATCGGCCTGTGCTTGTTGTTCGCCTGGGCGGTCGTTGATTTCCGCTACGCGGGCGAGGAGCACGCGTTCCAGGAGGCGCTCATGGCCGGCTGTCTGCTGGTCTCTTGCTCCGGGCTGGTGGTCCGGGCGCTGGTCGTCGGTTATGCGCCGAAGGGCACCTCGGGCCGCAATACCGCTGCCGGTCAGATCGCCGAACAACTGAACGTCGCCGGCATGTACTCGGTGGTGCGGCACCCGCTGTACGTGGGCAATTTCTTGATCTGGCTGGGTATTCCGTTGTTCTTTCACAACGCCTGGCTGTTGATGGTGTTCTGTCTCGTCTACTGGCTGTATTACGAGCGGATCATGTTCGCCGAGGAAGAGTTCCTGCGGCGCAAATTCGGCGCGGAGTACGTTCGCTGGGCGGCGCAAACGCCGGCCTTTATCCCGCGATTGACCGGTTGGCAGCAGCCGACACTGCCGTTTTCCTGGCGCAACGTGCTGCGTCGCGAATACACGGCCCTGTTCGGCATTCTGATGGCCTTCGCCGGCTTGGAAGTGCTGGAGCACGCCATCGTCGAAGGCCGCCTGGAAATCGAAACCCATTGGCGGGTGCTGATTCCGCTGGCGGTCGTCGTCTATGTCGGATTGCGCTCGCTCAAACGGCATACGAGGTTACTTGCAGAAGCCGGCCGGTAAGCCCCGTCAACGC
Encoded here:
- a CDS encoding isoprenylcysteine carboxylmethyltransferase family protein, with product MPLREEWEAQGNWLFRWRSYLPIGLCLLFAWAVVDFRYAGEEHAFQEALMAGCLLVSCSGLVVRALVVGYAPKGTSGRNTAAGQIAEQLNVAGMYSVVRHPLYVGNFLIWLGIPLFFHNAWLLMVFCLVYWLYYERIMFAEEEFLRRKFGAEYVRWAAQTPAFIPRLTGWQQPTLPFSWRNVLRREYTALFGILMAFAGLEVLEHAIVEGRLEIETHWRVLIPLAVVVYVGLRSLKRHTRLLAEAGR
- the acpP gene encoding acyl carrier protein, which produces MASVKERVIEIVSEQLGVSKDQITPETSFVQDLGADSLDTVELVMELEEEFGINIPDDAAEKIQTVGQAIEHIEKTQAGA
- the fabF gene encoding beta-ketoacyl-ACP synthase II, yielding MKRRVVVTGLGVVTSLACKVDELWRRILACESGIGPILRFDTTNFRVRFGGELSHWDTTEYLPPKEAKRIDRFTQFALVGAIDAVRDSGIDFANEDPYRCGVILGSGIGGLQEIETQHSRLLEKGPDKVSAFTIPKLMVNAACGHVSIQYGLRGPSAAVATACASATNAIGDSFKAIQYDDADIMVSGGTEAALTPMGISAFASMRALSERNDDPTHASRPFDRERDGFVLSEGAGILVLEELEHAKKRGARIYGELLGYGASADGGHITQPDQHGTGAARAMQGAIRDAKIALEDIGYINAHGTSTPLGDQAETIAIKTVFGDLAKKLSVSSTKSQLGHLLGASGGVELILTALALTKSVIPPTSNFENADPNCDLDYTPNEPRERKLTAAMSNSFGFGGHNASVIIGQVRNGQA